In Candidatus Tanganyikabacteria bacterium, the sequence GTGCGGAACGTGAAGTTGCCCGGGGTGATCTCGTTGCGGAACGCCTTGCCGATCTGCGCGATGCCGAAGGGCGGCTTGCGGCGCGTGGCGGTCATGACGTTCTTGAAGTTGACGAAGATGCCCTGCGCCGTTTCGGGCCGCATGTACACGACCGCCGCGGACTCCTCCACCGGCCCCATGAACGTCTTGAACATCAGGTTGAAGTTGCGGGCTTCGGTGAGTTCGCCGCCGCAATCGGGACAGGCCTTGCCCTGGACGTGATCGGCGCGGAAGCGGTGCTTGCAGGCCTTGCAGTCCACCAGGGGATCGTGGAACGTCTCGACGTGGCCCGACGCGACCCAGACCTCGGGCCGCATCAGGATGGCGGCGTCGAGGCCGACCATGTCGTCGCGGTTGACGACCACCGACCGCCACCAGGCCTGCTTGACGTTGTTCTTGAACAGGATCCCGTAGGGGCCGTAGTCCCAGCACGAAGCCAGGCCGCCGTAGATCTCGCTCGACTGCACGATGAGGCCGCGCCGCTTGCACAGCGAGACTACCTTCTCCATCGTGTCGGTCTGCGTGGTGGCCTGCGCCATGGGAGTTCCTCCTTAATGCCGGATGGTGACGCTGTAGCCCTTGGCGTTGACTTCGTCGGCGACCGCCAGCGCACGCTCCTTGCTGCTGAACGCGCCGACCTGGGCGTGGTACTTCGTGCTGTCGTACACGACGACGGCCTGGATGCCGGCCGAGAGCAATTCCTGCACCATCTGTTCGGCCGCGTCGCGCGATTCGTACGATCCCACCTGCACGCGGTACACGTCCTCGGCGGGCGCGGGTTCGGGCGTGTCCGCGACTTCGGGGGGCGGCTCCTCGTAGGCCGGTTCGGGCGTCGTGAGCACCGCTTGCGGCTCCGGGGTCGGCGTGCGGACGCGTTCGGTCGGCAACGGGATGGGCGTGGGCGTCGGCTCGGACGCAAAGAGATCCGCGGGCGTCGCGAAGGGTTCGGGTGTCGCCATCGCGGGGATCGGCGTGATGAGCGTCCCCGGTTGCGGCGCCACGGCCGTGGTGAGGCCGCGCGTGCCGACCTGGCTCGTGTAGCTGTATGTGAACCAGAAGCCGGCCGCGAAGGATCCGCCCGCGCACAGGATGAACGTGGACCAGTAGACGGCGACCGGCCACGGATTGCGCCTGCGCTGACTCTGCCGCTGCGGGGGGCGGGGCGGCGGCGGATTGCCAGGGGGTAGCTTGCCTGTAGACACGGGGCGGCGGCCTACGAGGCGATCGGGTCCGGACGTACTGTGGGCACTGCCCGCGATTATACAGGGTTCGGGGTGTGCGCCGCCGACCATGCGCCCCGGCGAACATTCCGCTAAAATGCGAACAACCTACCCTTTTCCCGCAGCCGAAACCTGACCATACTCGGTCTGCTGGATGTTGGTCAGGAGGCAGACCTTGTCCCACGATCACGCCAAGCCGCACGTCGACATCGAAGAGGAACCCGGCACCTACAGGTCCAACTGGGCCTGCATGGGAGCGATGCTTCTCGGACTGCTGGCCATCTTCAACGGCTACAGCATCGTTCCGAAGTTCGGGACCCTGGGCGCGCTGACCATGGCGGCCGGGGCTCTGGTCCTCGTCCTCAACGCCGCGCGGCTCTTTGCGGGCGCGGGCCGCTGGGCCAGCCAACTGACCATCCTCCTCGGCGTCTGGTCCTGGTACTCGGCGGGCTTGCTGGGCATCAGCCCCACGGTCTTCGAGTACCACGTCCTCTGGCTCTGCTGGCTGCTCATCCTGACCGGCGTCGGCTACGTCTACATGGGGACGTGGGCGGCGCTGGGGGCGCCCGGCCGGGTCGAATGGGAACCGTTCTGGTACAAGATTGAGTCCTAGGTAGGGCCCGCGG encodes:
- a CDS encoding SPOR domain-containing protein, whose protein sequence is MSTGKLPPGNPPPPRPPQRQSQRRRNPWPVAVYWSTFILCAGGSFAAGFWFTYSYTSQVGTRGLTTAVAPQPGTLITPIPAMATPEPFATPADLFASEPTPTPIPLPTERVRTPTPEPQAVLTTPEPAYEEPPPEVADTPEPAPAEDVYRVQVGSYESRDAAEQMVQELLSAGIQAVVVYDSTKYHAQVGAFSSKERALAVADEVNAKGYSVTIRH